A genomic segment from Garra rufa chromosome 5, GarRuf1.0, whole genome shotgun sequence encodes:
- the eif4e1b gene encoding eukaryotic translation initiation factor 4E-1B — protein MASCAVQLIDKVTRKKAEKHRFETNILKGPYMKHPLQNRWGLWFYKNDKSKMWQDNLRLITNFDTVEDFWALYNSIQPPSKLSSGCDYSMFKDGIEPMWEDRSNKCGGRWLITLAKQHRHTELDHFWLETLLCLIGEGFGSFSRDICGSVINIRAKGDKIAIWTSNAENCDTVTYIGKKYKESLGLPQKLVIGYQAHADTATKSNSITKNKFVV, from the exons ATGGCGTCGTGTGCTGTACAGCTG ATTGATAAAGTGACCAGGAAGAAGGCTGAGAAACACAGATTTGAAACGAACATTCTGAAGGGCCCTTATATGAAGCATCCTTTACAAAACAG ATGGGGTCTTTGGTTCTACAAGAATGATAAGAGCAAAATGTGGCAAGACAATCTGAGGCTCATCACCAACTTCGACACAGTTGAGGACTTCTGGGC ATTGTACAACAGCATACAGCCGCCAAGCAAGCTCTCCTCTGGCTGTGACTATTCAATGTTCAAG GACGGCATCGAGCCCATGTGGGAAGACCGGAGTAATAAATGCGGTGGCCGCTGGTTGATTACTCTAGCCAAGCAGCACAGACACACAGAACTTGAccatttttggctggaaacg CTGTTGTGTCTTATTGGAGAGGGCTTTGGCTCCTTCAGTCGGGATATCTGTGGAAGTGTAATCAATATCCGTGCCAAAGGGGACAAAATTGCCATCTGGACCTCCAATGCTGAGAACTGTGATACAGTGACATACATTGG TAAGAAGTATAAAGAAAGTCTCGGGCTCCCGCAGAAACTTGTCATTGGATACCAAGCCCATGCAGACACTGCGACGAAGAGCAACTCCATAACCAAAAACAAGTTTGTTGTTTAA